The following proteins are co-located in the Billgrantia tianxiuensis genome:
- a CDS encoding DUF6448 family protein — MTYLRLPLRKTLLALAASSALTLALAAPAMAHCDALDGPVISEARIALESGDVTPVLKWVPAADEARISSTFEKAREVRQNGGSAQELADQQFFAELVESHRASEGAPFTGIKPAGKIDPVVQLADKALEEGEINAFLARIVEKFEHNARSAFEATLAAKQQADNDPERGRVFVDHYVHYVHYLEDVHNVIAGNSGHGH; from the coding sequence ATGACCTACCTTCGCCTACCCCTACGCAAGACGCTGCTCGCCCTTGCCGCTTCCTCCGCCTTGACCCTGGCTCTTGCTGCCCCCGCGATGGCCCATTGCGATGCCCTTGATGGCCCGGTGATTTCTGAGGCACGAATCGCCCTGGAATCAGGAGATGTCACCCCGGTCCTGAAGTGGGTTCCAGCCGCGGACGAGGCTCGAATCTCGTCGACGTTCGAGAAAGCGCGCGAGGTTCGCCAGAACGGCGGCAGCGCCCAAGAGTTGGCCGACCAGCAGTTCTTCGCGGAGCTGGTGGAAAGCCATCGCGCTTCGGAAGGCGCTCCCTTCACCGGCATCAAGCCGGCCGGAAAAATCGACCCGGTCGTGCAGCTCGCCGATAAGGCGCTAGAAGAGGGCGAGATCAATGCCTTTCTGGCGCGCATCGTAGAGAAGTTCGAACACAATGCCCGCTCTGCCTTCGAGGCCACGCTGGCCGCCAAGCAGCAAGCGGACAACGATCCCGAGCGGGGCCGGGTGTTCGTCGACCATTATGTGCACTACGTTCACTATCTGGAGGACGTGCACAACGTCATTGCCGGCAATAGTGGGCATGGCCACTAA